The following nucleotide sequence is from Chloroflexota bacterium.
AAGGTGGATTGCAGCGACGTGTGCTTGTAGAGCTGGTTGAGCACGGCCGAGGGCCGGGCGTCACGCTTCAACTCGATCACCGCACGCATGCCGTGGCGGTCGGACTCGTCGCGGATGTCCGAGATTCCCTCGATGGTGCTGTTGCGCACCAGGCCCGCGATCCGCTCGATCAGCGTGGCCTTGTTGACCATGTAGGGCAGCTCGGTGACGACCAAGGCCATGCGCTCGCCGCGGACCTCTTCGATCGTGACCCGGGCCCGCACCACCACGCGACCCCGGCCCTGCCGATAGGTGTCCTGGATGTCCTCGGCGCCGACGATGATCGCCGCCGTTGGGAAATCCGGTCCCTTCACGAACTTCATCAGGTCGTCGCGGCTCGTGTCTGGTTCGTCGAGCAGGTGCTGGATCGCCCGGCCCACCTCGCGCAGGTTGTGCGGCGGGATGCTCGTGGCCATCCCGACGGCAATGCCCGTCGAGCCGTTCAGCAACAGATTGGGCACCACGGCCGGCAGGACTTCCGGCATTTCGGCCGTCCCGTCAAAATTCTCGACGAAGTTCACTGTGTCGCGATCGATTTCGTCCAGCATCTCGGCCGACACCGCCGTCAGCCGGGTCTCGGTGTACCGCATGGCGGCAGCCGGATCGCCGTCCACCGAGCCGAAGTTGCCTTGGCCGTCCACGAGCGGGTAGCGCAGCGAAAACGGCTGCGCCATGCGCACCAGCGTGTCGTACAGCGCGCCGTCGCCGTGGGGGTGATATTTCCCCATCGTGTCGCCCACCACGCGCGCCGCCTTGCGAAATCCCGCGTTGGGCGCCGCCCCTAGCTCGTCCATCGAATAGAGGAGCCGGCGTTGCACCGGCTTGAGCCCGTCGCGCACGTCGGGAATGGCGCGCGCCATGATGGTGCTCATGGCGTAGTCGATGTACGAGGCTTCCATCTCCTCGGCGAGCTCGATGGGCATGAGGCGGTCGTCGGTCACTTAGCTCTCCCTCACCGGCTGCTCGGCGGCCTGAAAGTCGCCGCTCGCGCCACCGGACTTTTGTATGAGGCGCACGTCGCGCACGGTCATCGCGCGGTCGACGGCTTTGCACATGTCGTAGACCGTCAGCGCGGCGACGGTGACGGCGGTCAAGGCCTCCATCTCCACGCCCGTGCGGGCAGTGGTGCGCACCGTGGCTTCGATGGCCAGCCCCGGCGGGTCCTCCGCGGGATCGATGGCCAGGTCAATGCCGCTCAGCGGCAGCGGGTGGCACAGCGGAATGAGGTCCGGCGTGCGCTTGGCCGCCATGATCCCGGCCACCCGCGCCACGCCCACGACATCGCCCTTTGGCAACGACGACTCGCGGCCGTCCAACTGCGCGCGAATCATGGCCAGCGTTTCGGGCTGCATCTCGATTCGCGCCGCCGCCACCGCCACGCGGTCGGTCTCTGGTTTTGCGCCGACATCCACCATGCGCGGAGCCCCGGCACCGTCGAAGTGCGTCAGCCCCATGCGTGCTTGGTGGACTCCCTTGGACGCGATGAACCGGCCGAATTCTCCCGGGACCAATTCTATCAGGTTGGCCGCGGAAATCGGCATCGCCCGGCGCTTGGCGGCGGCGCCGCGCACGAGAGCCGGAGGCGACGATTGGCGGCCTGGCGGCGAGCCCATGAATTGTCGGGATTTTGTTGCTGCAAACGCCCCCGTAGGCGGTGCGGGTCACCTTCCCAGGTCCGCATGGCGTAACTCGGAAAGCCGGATGCTCACCGCTGCCGGCGGCCCGAGGGTCGTACGCCCCGCCGCGACGCGGGCGGTCCTAGCGGGCGGCTCGGGAACGCGTGTGGTCGGCAGGCCCGCGTTGACACGCCGACGGCGCGCTACCTAGCATCCGCGTGGGACTCAGGCGATGGCGCACATGCACGACGACACAAACGACCAGACCGATCGCCCACAGGGCGGGTCCATTGTCGGCCAGAGCGGACAGGGCGTTGTCGGCTACGCGCTGGTCGCCGTGGCATTCGTAGTCGTGCTGGTTCTGGTAATGACGACCCTGGGCGATAGCATTGGGGAGGGTCTCGACAGCCTGTTGGAGACCATCTCCCAGCCATTCACGAGCTAGCGGCGTGGAATCAACCCGAGACGAATACGAACCTGTTGAGTACCTGCGGCGCCTGACGACCAAGGGCCGTCGGATTCTCGCCCAGGCGGAGCTCGAGGCGACCAACCTCGGGCACTCGGCCGTGGGCGCCAATCACCTGCTGCTGGCGATTCTCGCCTCGCCGCAGACCGCGGCGGCGCGCATCTTGCGTGAAGCGCAGGTCGACGTGCTCAAGCTGCGCGAGGCGGTGGTGGAGGCCTTGGGTCCCGGGGACGACCAGGATCCCGGCCGGCGACCGCTGGGTCCCGGCGGCCGCAATGCGCTTCGCGCCGCCGCGCTGGAAGCCGAACGCACGGGCGTGCGGTTCATTGGCACCGAACATCTGCTCTTGGGCGTGCTGGCTCACCACGGCCGGTTGGCCGGCGAGAGCCTGCGCCAGGCCGGCGTCGACTTTCGCTCGATTCGCCGACGCATCGAGGCGTCCTATCGTCCCGGTCGCGTGGGAGGCGGCGGGCGGCGAGCCAGTCGCCGCGGGCGCCGCCGGGCCAAGAGCCTGTTGGCCGAGTATGGCCACGACGTCACGCGCGCTGCCGCGAGCGGTGATCTCGATCCGGTTGTCGGTCGACGGGCCGAGATGGACCGCATGATCGAAATCCTGGTGCGACGCACCAAGAACAATCCAGTGTTGGTGGGCGATGCGGGAGTCGGCAAGACGGCCATCGTCGAAGGACTGGCGCACCGTATTCGGGAAGGCGACGTGCCGCCCGACCTGCGCAAGGGCCGCATTGTGGCGCTCGATTTGGCCGCGACCATTGCCGGCACCAAGTATCGCGGTGAGTTCGAGGAACGCGTGCAGGGCGTGATTGCCGAGGCTCGCGGCGATCCCAACGTCATCCTCTTCATCGACGAAGTGCACACCGTCGTCGGCGCGGGCGGCGCCGCGGGTTCGCTCGATGCGGCCAACATGCTCAAGAGCCATCTCGCGCGCGGCGAGCTGCGGCTCATCGGCGCAACCACCTGGCGCGAATACCGCCGCCATATCGCCAACGACAAGAGCTTGACCCGGCGGCTCCAGCCCGTCGATGTCGGCGAGCCTGATGACGAGGCGGCGGTCGCCATCGTGGAGGGCCTGCGACCTGTCTATGAGCAATACCACGGCGTGCAGATCAGCGACGAAGCTCTGGAGGCTTCCGTGAGCATGTCGCGGCGCTACCTGACCGAACGTCAACTTCCCGACAAGGCCATCGACCTGATTGATGAAGCGGCCGCCAAGGCCAAGGTGGCCCGCCTCACCGCCCCCGAGCGCCTGCGGCAACTTGAACGGCGCCTGGACGACTTGGCGTCGACACGGGCTGACCTGGGCGTCGATGGGCAGCCCGAGCAAGTCCTTGAGCTGGCGGCGGCAGAGGCGCAGCTGCGCGAAGAACTGCGCGACGAACGCCGTGCCTGGGAGGCCGAGGCGCGTGCCAATACTCCCATCATCGGTATCCACGAAATCGCCGGCGTCGTGTCGCGCTGGAGCGGCGTCCCCACGCCTACCCTCATCGAGGCCGAAGCCGAGCGCTTCCTGGCCATCGAGTCGATGCTCCAGAAGCGTGTCGTGGGGCAGGACGAGGCGCTCAACGAGCTCGGCCGCTCGCTGCGTCGCGCGGTGGCGGGCATGCGTGATGAGCGCCGTCCCATCGGCTCGTTTCTCATGATCGGCCCCACCGGCGTCGGCAAGACCGAGACGGCCAAGGCCGCGGCTGAATTCGTGAGCGGCGACGAGCACAAACTCGTGCGCGTGGACATGAGCGAGTTTGGCGAGTGGCATGCGGTGTCCCGTCTCGTCGGGTCGCCGCCCGGATACGTGGGGCACGATCAGGCAGGCGAGCTCACCGAGTCCGTGCGCCGCAATCCCTTCTCCGTCGTGCTGTTCGACGACGTGGAGAAAGCGCATCCCCGGACGCTGCACATGATGTTGCAGATCATGGAGGACGGTGTCCTCACCGACGCGAACGGGCGTACGGTCGACTTTCGCAACACCATCATCGTGATGACATCGAACCTTGGCGTGGAGGAGTCGCGCGGGCCGAAGATTGGCTTCGGCTCAGGGCCGACGCAGCAGGCCGGTGAGCGCGCGGCGTTTGAGTCACGCATGCGCGAGCATGCGCGGCGCCATCTCCCGGCGGAGTTTCTCAACCGCATCGACCGGCTGCTGATATTTCACGATCTCGGTGAATCCGAGCTGCGCGAGATCGCGCGACGGCTCCTATCGGCGGCAATCATCCGAGCGCGGGCGGTCGGGCTTGAGTTGCACGTCACGTCCGAGGCCTTGGACTACGTGGTGCGCGTAGCTGCCGACCGGAACCAGGGCGCGCGCCCGGTGCGACAACTCGTGAGCCGCTACGTTGACGAGCCGCTGACCGAGCACGTCGTTGACGGCGACGGCGCCGAGAGGGAATTCGAGCTGCGCGTTGTCGACGGCGAGCCCGCCGTCGTCCAGATCCAGCGGGCCGACGCCGAGGCGGCGCCCGCGCCGCAGGGGTGACCCAGACCGGCGGCGCGTCCGGGGCGGGTCAGGCGCCTCGAAGCTGAAGCCAGTTGGCGAGATGGCCCGGGCTCTCGGGCGCGGGCTTGCGGACATCATCTTCCCGCCCGTCTGCGCCGGGTGCGGAGCGCTTGGCGACGGCATTTGCGACGTTTGCCTTTCTCAGCTCGAACCCCTACCGCGTCCCTGCTGCCGCCAGTGCAATCGGAGGCTGGAACACGGTGACCAGTGCGCCGCATGCCGTCACCAGCAACGGCGAATCGACCAGGTGTTCGTGCGCTATCCGTACGAGACGCCCGTGCGCGATGCGATTCTGCGCCTCAAGTTTCGCAACAAGCGATACCTCGCCGGGGCGCTGGCACGGGTCGCGGCGGAGGCGCTGTCCAGCCCGCCGGATATCGATGCGCTCGTTCCGATTCCGCTGGGTCCCGCGCGAGAACGTGAGCGCGGCTTCAACCAAAGCGCGCTCATCGCGGCTCAATTGACCGAAATGCTGGCGGTGCCGGTGCTGGACCAGCATCTAATCCGCCACCGCGATACGGTTCCCCAGACCTCGCTGGTGCGGGAAGCCCGCTGGCGAAACGTGATTGGCGCGTTCACCTGCCTGCACAACCTGAGCGGCGCCCGTGTGCTGCTCGTCGACGATGTGGCGGCAACCGGAGCAACGCTCGATGCCGCGGCCCGAGCGCTGCGACGTCGCGGCGCGACCTGGGTTGGGGCGGTGGTGGCGGCGCGACCGCCGCCGGATCGCCCGCTCGCGCCATGAAGCCATCTATCCACACCCTGTTGATATACTCCGCGGTCTAACTCCGGGGGGCGTGCGGCCATAACTCTTTGCCGCGACCCGCGTTTCAGACTGTGTGATGCCTGTGCGTGACCTCCTTGCCGGCCGTCGGCGCGGTGGCGTCCCAGCCGATCTCTGGGTCACGTGCCGCAAGTGCGGCGCCATGCATTACCGTCCGGAGTTCGAGGCGGGGCTGCACGTGTGCACCCGCTGCAACTACCACGACCGCCTGACGGTCGGCCAGAGGCTTGATCTCCTCTTGGACGACGCCGAGGGCTTCCGGGAATTGGCGGCGGATGTGCTGACGTCCGATCCGCTCAACTTCTCCAGGCCAAGCGGGCGCTACCCAGACCGCGTGGCCAAAGCCCAGGCTTCCACCGGGCGCTCCGAGGCCGTCGTGTGCGGCGTGGGGCACATCCAGGGCCACGAGGTGGCGGTGGGAGTCATGGAATTCGGCTTCATCGCCGGCAGCATGGGCGGGGCCGCCGGTGAGCGCATCGCCCGGCTCTTCGAGCTTGCTCAGGAACGGCGCATTCCGCTGGTGATGGTGACCTCGTCCGGCGGCGCCCGGCAGGACGAAGGTGTCTTTGCCTTGATGCAGATGGCAAAGACAACCGCCGCCGCCGCGCGTCTTGCCGCTGCCGGGGTGCCCTATATCGCACTCATGGCAGATCCCACCCTGGCCGGCGTGACGGCCAGCTTCGCGGCAGTTGCCGACATCATCATTGGCGAGCCGGGCGCCACGATTCGCTTCGCGGGCTCGCGCGTCGTGCAAGGGACGCTGAGCCGCCGGGCGCAGGCCGACGACCACACCGCCGAGTGGGTGCTTCGGCGTGGCATGCTCGACGCGGTCGTTCCTCGGCGCGACCAGCGCCGCACGATCGGCCGACTCATCGAGCTGTTGGCGCCCGCCCAGGCGTCTCTGCCCGCCGAGGTTGTTGACGCGGCCCGCACGCGGCTGGGCTAGCGAGCGCCGGCCATGCTGGACTTCGAGCGCGACCTCGACGAGTTGCGGAGCCGCATCGCGGAGCTTGAAGCGGAGAGCGATGTGGATTCCGCGTCGGACGTGCTGCGGCAGCTTGAGCTGATGCAGCTCGAGCTTGAGGCGCGTACCGCCGACGTGTTTTCTCGACTGACGCCCTGGCAGCGGGTACAGCTGGCCCGCCATCGCGATCGGCCCCACACGCTTGACTTCATCGAGCGCATGATCGACGGCTTCGTCGAGTTGCACGGCGATCGGCGCCACGGCGACGACATGGCCGTCGTTGGCGGCGTGGGTTCGCTGCACGAGCGGCGGGTCGTGGTGGTCGGTCATCAGAAGGGTCGTGACACTCGCCAGAATGTCGAGCGAAACTTTGGCATGGCCCACCCCGAGGGCTATCGCAAGGCCATCCGGCTATTCAAGCTGGCCGCGCGGTTTGGTCTCCCGGTCATCACCTTGCTCGACACGCCAGGGGCCGGGCCGGCGTTGGAGGATGAGGAGCGTGGCCAGTCGTGGGCCATCGCCGAGAGCATGGCCGTTATGGCGCGTCTGGAGACGCCCATCATCGTCGCGGTCATTGGCGAAGGCGGCAGCGGCGGCGCCCTGGCGATGGGCGTTGGCGATCGCATCTTGATGCTGGAACACGCCATCTACTCCGTGGCCTCGCCGGAGGCCGCGGCCGCGATCATTTGGCGGGACTCGAAGTTCGCGGAGCGCGCCGCCGAAGCCCTTGGACTGACCTCGGATGTGCTCTACGCGGCGGATCTCATCGACCGCATCGTCCCCGAACCGCCCGGCGGCGCCCACCGCGACTACGACGCCACTGCCGAGAATCTCAAGGCGGTGCTCGTCGACGCGCTGGATGAGCTTCAGGCCATCGCGCCCGCCGACCTGGTCGCTGAGCGGTACGCCAAGTTTCGCGCGATGAGCGCCCACGTGGAGTCGACGCCGGACGATGCGGTGGTCGACGGTGCAGGCGTCGTGCCGGAGAACCGTCACGGCCTATAGCCCTTCGACGCGTTGCCGACGGCCCGGACGGCGCCCGCGTATTGAGTTGCCGTGCTAAACGTCCGTCGGACGGCCGTGCTGGCCGGACTCAGTGCCCTCGGGCTGGTGGCTCGCTCGGTCGCGCAAGCGTCCGACGCGGTGGCGGCGCCGGTAGCCGTGCCGCTTGCGCGGCTGCCGCGGGCGCTCGACGGGCTGACGATCCAAGTAGTGTCCGACCTTCATGTGCGCTCGCCGCGCACGCCCAGCTTGAATGCCTTGCGCCGGCTCGCCGGTACCCGCCCGGATTTCCTGTTCGCCTGCGGCGACCTCAGCGACCGGGTTGACGCCGCGCCGTTCGTGGCCGAGGCGCTGGCGGCGATTGAGCCCGTGCACGGCGCCTATGCGGTCTGGGGGAATCACGACCTGTTCGTATCCCGTGCGGCGACCGACCCGGCGTGGATCGGCTATCGCACCCAGCCGCTGGGATTCATACGGCAGGCGTGTCAGGCGCAGGGCGTCACGGTGCTC
It contains:
- the moaC gene encoding cyclic pyranopterin monophosphate synthase MoaC — protein: MGLTHFDGAGAPRMVDVGAKPETDRVAVAAARIEMQPETLAMIRAQLDGRESSLPKGDVVGVARVAGIMAAKRTPDLIPLCHPLPLSGIDLAIDPAEDPPGLAIEATVRTTARTGVEMEALTAVTVAALTVYDMCKAVDRAMTVRDVRLIQKSGGASGDFQAAEQPVRES
- a CDS encoding phosphoribosyltransferase family protein, whose protein sequence is MRYPYETPVRDAILRLKFRNKRYLAGALARVAAEALSSPPDIDALVPIPLGPARERERGFNQSALIAAQLTEMLAVPVLDQHLIRHRDTVPQTSLVREARWRNVIGAFTCLHNLSGARVLLVDDVAATGATLDAAARALRRRGATWVGAVVAARPPPDRPLAP
- a CDS encoding acetyl-CoA carboxylase carboxyltransferase subunit beta gives rise to the protein MPVRDLLAGRRRGGVPADLWVTCRKCGAMHYRPEFEAGLHVCTRCNYHDRLTVGQRLDLLLDDAEGFRELAADVLTSDPLNFSRPSGRYPDRVAKAQASTGRSEAVVCGVGHIQGHEVAVGVMEFGFIAGSMGGAAGERIARLFELAQERRIPLVMVTSSGGARQDEGVFALMQMAKTTAAAARLAAAGVPYIALMADPTLAGVTASFAAVADIIIGEPGATIRFAGSRVVQGTLSRRAQADDHTAEWVLRRGMLDAVVPRRDQRRTIGRLIELLAPAQASLPAEVVDAARTRLG
- a CDS encoding acetyl-CoA carboxylase carboxyltransferase subunit alpha; this translates as MLDFERDLDELRSRIAELEAESDVDSASDVLRQLELMQLELEARTADVFSRLTPWQRVQLARHRDRPHTLDFIERMIDGFVELHGDRRHGDDMAVVGGVGSLHERRVVVVGHQKGRDTRQNVERNFGMAHPEGYRKAIRLFKLAARFGLPVITLLDTPGAGPALEDEERGQSWAIAESMAVMARLETPIIVAVIGEGGSGGALAMGVGDRILMLEHAIYSVASPEAAAAIIWRDSKFAERAAEALGLTSDVLYAADLIDRIVPEPPGGAHRDYDATAENLKAVLVDALDELQAIAPADLVAERYAKFRAMSAHVESTPDDAVVDGAGVVPENRHGL
- a CDS encoding metallophosphoesterase family protein, producing the protein MLNVRRTAVLAGLSALGLVARSVAQASDAVAAPVAVPLARLPRALDGLTIQVVSDLHVRSPRTPSLNALRRLAGTRPDFLFACGDLSDRVDAAPFVAEALAAIEPVHGAYAVWGNHDLFVSRAATDPAWIGYRTQPLGFIRQACQAQGVTVLDNAHARHRIGGAELAIVGIGDATHRGDDAARAFDGVDEDAFTLLLTHNPDAVPRLGEARVDLVVCGHTHGGQIVPPLMSAPMTSTRSPLPRASGLMHIDGRLVYITRGVGTVGIPMRVNAPAELPRLTLVRVAEPAR